TTAACGGTCCAGATGCCCAGCCAGAGGAACATGGTTACGGCGGCGGGAATGATGACGAGGCTCGCCCTGCTTACCGCGGCCCTGGCGCGCGGGATCACGGCGGTCTCAACGGCCATGAACAGGAGGAAGATGTACAGGATAAACAGGAACGGCACCGTGAAGCTGCTCCGGTGGAGGTTTTCCGCGGCCCATATGGCGTAGACGAGGGTATCCGCTCCGAGCAGGACAAAGGGCGCGACGCGCCAGTAACGCCTGAAGCTGATCGCCAGGTATCCCGCGTTGACGAGGGCGATGTAGCCGAAGAGGAAGCGGTACGAGTTCTCACCGCGCGACATGAGGAGCGGGGCCAGGAACGCGCCGGCAAGGCTGAAGATGTAGAGTATCTGGCTATCGGCCCGGGCCGCCACCAGGGCGATGCAGGCGCTCAATATGAAGAGTGCCATGAAGGTTTCCTCGCGGCCGAGAAGGCCGTAATAATAGTAGGCCCCGAAGACCGCGACATAGAGGATGGCGCACCCGGTGCCGATGATCGAGTGGGCGATGATGCGGAGGCGGCCCCGGGCCAGGTGCAATCCAAAAGAAGTCACGCCAAAGCCGGCGATAAGGCCGGTGTAGATCCTTCCCGATTCGTTTATCCATTGCCTGTCAAAGGCGTACTTGATGAACCACGCCGTGGCCAGAACCAGGGTGAGGAGCCCCAGCTTGCCCAGGATGTTGCCGCCAACCAGGGGCTCGAATTCCGGCACTACCTTTGTCTTGATGTAAAGGCCGATCCGTGATTCTTTCCTTGGCCTGGGGGCCGGAGCAGGGGTTTCCGGCGGCGCTGCGGCCTCCATCGGGGACGGTTCCTTCGCTCCCGGCTCGCCGAGCTGTTTCCTGATGGAATCAAGCTCCTGCTGCAGGGCGTCGACTCTGCGGCGCAGTTCGGTGATCTCGCTCTGGTTTATCATGACCGCACTCCCGTTGATGATGTGAGGCGCGATAGACTGACACGGAGGTGATTATAAGGGACTGTTAAATAATATGCAAGTATTTTATGGCATAGATCTTGAAGCGCCGGGGCCCGGTCCCGGGGGTGAGAATGTAAAAAGTTATACTTACGGCTTGCCGATCTTATTTTGACGGCGCGGCCATTGGTCCGCCGGAGGAACTCATACCGCCGATCCCGGAAAAATTCGACAGGCGGTCCTTGACATATTCCGCGAATGTTCCTACATGGACGTCGTATTTCCAGTAGCCCTTGTCCGCAATCGTTCCGTCAGGATTGTACATGGTGCCGATCCCGTGCTTCTTTCCGTCTTCCCACTGGCCGACATATTTGGCGCCGTTAGCGAAGGTTATCGTCCCCTTGCCGCTCCTACGGCCATCCTTGAACTTGCCGACATATTTGTCGCCGTTGGGCCATGTATAGGTCCCTTTTCCATGCAGCTTGCCTTCTTTCCACTGGCCCTCATACTTCTCGCCATCGGAATAGGCAATGGTCCCCTGGCCGTGCATTATGTCGTTTTTAAACTCGCCGGTGTAGGTGTGGCCTGCCGCGAATGCCAGGGTTCCCGTTCCGTGCTTGTTCCCTTTTTTGAACTGGCCCGTATACTTATCGCCATTGGTATACGTATAGGTCCCCTGGCCGTTTTTACAATCACCCGATATGCAATCCCCGAAGCTGTAACCGGTGATGGCTGCGACGAGGAGGCATGTCAATATAACGTATGTTTTCATAATTACCCTTAATAAGCCGGAATATGGCGTAATAGTAATAAGACGATTTTCTTCGTGTTTTGTTTCCTGGCCGATGGTTTTCGGAATGCTTTTTTTTAAATTGCAATCCTTTAAATCATCAATACATCAGCCCTATCAGGAGAAATATCCGGCAGCCTTAACCGTGGCAAGAAATAAATTAATTGTGCCAGAATATGCCGTTCCTGATCACGGCCTGGTCACGCTGGTTGAACACCTCGAAGCGGATCTCGCCCCTGGTCTGCGATTCGTAGCCGATGAGGGTGAGAGTGTCGCCGGGGACCACGGGACGGGCAAAGCGCACGGAAAATCCCCTGATTCGCTCCATGTCGCCGCGCAGGACATGGTCCAGGAGGGCGTTGCTGGTCATGGCCGCCAGGCAGACACCGTGGAGGATTGTCCGGGGAAGGCCGGCCAGCTTCGCCAGAACGTTGCTGGTGTGCATGAAGTTCGTGTCCCCGGAAACACGGGCGTACGTGAGCTGCTGGCCCTCCCGTGTTTTAAATGTCACTCTGAAGGCCTCGTCCGGCTTTGTCTCTTCCTGTTTCGCGCCGTGGGACGCCCCGGTTTTTTTCCTGACGATAAATCCGGTCACGGCCTCCATTGCCGGAGCGTCTGAGTCGTTCACGATAAATCCTTTCGTCCGGAGATTCACCATCTCTCCAGCGGGGGTGTCGACGATGGAGTCCACGGACATCTCGATGCGCAGGGCATCGCCAATCCTGATCGGCCGGTGCCAGTGGGCTTCCTGCTGGCCGTGGACCATGCGGAACAGGTTGATGTGCAGGTCACGGTTGACGAGGAAATATTTGAACATGGGATAGAGGAGGCGCGACATGTAGAAGGGCGGGGCGATGGAGCGTTCGCCGTCATAGCGACGGGGATTGTCCAGGGTCGCGTCGACATAGACGTAGATGTCGTCGTGACGTATGGGAGGGAACTCCCGGGTGATCCTGTGGCCGACCATGTCCCTGTTCATGGTGTCGTATTTCAAATGGCGCAGCATGGCGATTAGCAGGGACAGATTGTTCCTATCCATGGGCATCTCCTGTAATGTCTATGATGTTGTTACCTGCCTGGATTCTTTTCCATCGATCTTTTCAAGAGATCGGTCACGCACTTCCCCTTATGGCAGACGGGAACGCATTTCCATGGCGCGCACCGGTAATTCCGCGGGCACTTCAGGGCATGAAACTCATTCCCGATTGCCGCAAGTGCCGCTGCGGCTTTACCGTCGGTTACGCCGCCGCACTTTGACGCCGTCGTGGACTGTCCGTAGCAGGCGCAGTCGGAATCGGCCGAGCATAAGCCGCCGGCGGCGCCAAGGACCCTGTCGAATCGTTTCTCCAGCTCCGCGCAACGGGGATCAGCTGCCGATTCAGAACATGAGCAGGCCCAGAATGCCATGATTATCGCCACGGCTGAAGCCATCATCAGGTTGAGTGGCATGATTCTCATGTATTATCATTGCAATGTATGATTTGTTTTGGCAAGAGATTTTTTCAATATAATGTTCGCCGATGCGGGTCCCGGGTGATATTTCACATTCTTTTAAAATTTCTTCTTGATTTCCAGTTGAGATTTAATAATGTAAACATCCTGCCGACTGCAGTATATGCATAGGCTGGCCTCATCTGAAATACTGTTTTCCGTGAAATACGTTTTGAATTGCTTCCGTACGCGATACGATCAGGATTCTAAATAATTTTGTGAGCGGTTTTCTGCATAACCATGCAATTTAACTCAATAGAATACATGCTTTTTCTGCCTTCTGTAGTGTGTCTCTACTTTTTGATGCCATATAAATTTAGACCTTATTTCCTGCTGCTGGCAAGCTATGGCTTTTATATATATTGGAAGGCGGAATATGCAGCAATAATTGTCGCTATAACATTGCTTGGATATGGAGCCGGTCTGTTGATCGGCAACGATTCGTATGATTCAAAAAGAAATTATATTTTTACCATAAGCATCATCGGTATTATAAGTTTTTTGCTGGTGTTCAAGTATTCGAATTTTTTAATCGGCAATTTGAATTTACTTTTTCATCATAATCTGAACATTAATACCCCGCCCATGCAATTACTGCTGCCCCTGGGCATTTCCTTTTACACATTCCAGGCATTGAGCTATGTCATCGATGTGTATAAAAGGCAAAGAGAGGTTGAAAAAAACATTGTCCATTTCGCGTTGTATGTCACTTTTTTCCCGCAGCTCTTTGCCGGTCCCATAACCCGTTCATCGATGCTGCTGCCCCAGATAAAAACGAGGCAGGGTTTCGATTATGAAAAGTTCGTTGATGGTCTGATTTTAATTGCCTGG
The sequence above is drawn from the Spirochaetota bacterium genome and encodes:
- a CDS encoding MaoC family dehydratase N-terminal domain-containing protein; this encodes MDRNNLSLLIAMLRHLKYDTMNRDMVGHRITREFPPIRHDDIYVYVDATLDNPRRYDGERSIAPPFYMSRLLYPMFKYFLVNRDLHINLFRMVHGQQEAHWHRPIRIGDALRIEMSVDSIVDTPAGEMVNLRTKGFIVNDSDAPAMEAVTGFIVRKKTGASHGAKQEETKPDEAFRVTFKTREGQQLTYARVSGDTNFMHTSNVLAKLAGLPRTILHGVCLAAMTSNALLDHVLRGDMERIRGFSVRFARPVVPGDTLTLIGYESQTRGEIRFEVFNQRDQAVIRNGIFWHN
- a CDS encoding DUF2339 domain-containing protein; protein product: MINQSEITELRRRVDALQQELDSIRKQLGEPGAKEPSPMEAAAPPETPAPAPRPRKESRIGLYIKTKVVPEFEPLVGGNILGKLGLLTLVLATAWFIKYAFDRQWINESGRIYTGLIAGFGVTSFGLHLARGRLRIIAHSIIGTGCAILYVAVFGAYYYYGLLGREETFMALFILSACIALVAARADSQILYIFSLAGAFLAPLLMSRGENSYRFLFGYIALVNAGYLAISFRRYWRVAPFVLLGADTLVYAIWAAENLHRSSFTVPFLFILYIFLLFMAVETAVIPRARAAVSRASLVIIPAAVTMFLWLGIWTVNEFHMGLRPHFILFVSGMLALSYYIFNIFAQGAAHENTDDNH